The genomic region CGGCGAGCACGCCGTTCTTGCGGTCGGCGGCGAAACGCTCCGGCTCGGCGCGCTCGGGGATCGACACCACGACGACATCGTCCGACTCGACTGTCTTTTCCGCGGCCTGCGCTCCGCCGCCGGGATGGTCGGCATCCGCCACGCGCTCCGGCAGCACGGCCTTGAGCGAGAGCTCGGCCGTACCGGGCAGCAGCGGCTCCTCCAGGATGAAGACCCATTCCCCGCGTTCGTCCGCCGTGACCTCGCCGACCTGCCGGCCGTTGACGAGGATCGCGACCTTCGCGCCCGGGGCGGCGCGGCCGGCGATCACACCGGTTCCGCCGCGCGAGATCCGCACGACATCGAAGCTCGGAAGCGCCGGGGCGGCGCCTTCGGCCGCCGGCCTGTCGGCCTGTGCGCCCGTGCCGCCGCCATCGCGGGTGGCGAGCCGCCACGTCGCAAGCGCCACGATCGCGAGCGCCGCCATGCCCAGCGCCACCCAGAAGCGCCAGCGGTCCCAGGGCGTGGGTTCCCTTCGCGGATCCGCAACCGGCAACGGCCGATCCATTGTCACCATGTGTCCGTCTTCATGCGCGGATGCGCATATGCCGCGCTGATCCGCCCGCTTATGCGCCCGCCCGCGCGCCGCTGGCAAGAGCCTTCGCGGCCCTTGCGCGCCGGACGAGCCGGGTCGTGCGCGGGCGATCGCCCGCCGGAGCCGCCGCCCGCCGGCACTCTCGCGCAGGCGAGGTGAACGGCCGCTGAATGCGGCAGCGCACCGGAAACGAATCCTTCATGGAACGGGCGCAATGCGGTATCGCTAACCCGGCGGGTACAGGTTGCAGTCACGGGCATCACAGGCTGCGGATGGGAAGTCATGACGACCAAACGGGAGGACGGTGCAGGGGGCAAGCTGCGCATCGGCAGCGTCTGCGTCTTCTGCGGTTCGCACGAGGGCCGCGATCCCGCGTATCGCAAGGCGGCGGCCCGGCTCGGCCGGGAAGCGGCGCGCCGCCGGGTGACCGTGGTCTACGGCGGCGGCTCCATCGGGCTGATGGGGGTCGTCGCCCGCGCGGCGCTGGAGGAGGGCGGCCATGTGGTGGGCATCATCCCCGAGCTTCTCGACCGCCTCGAGGTGGGCCTCAAGGAGGTGAGCGAATTCGTCCTCGTGCCCGACATGCACAGCCGCAAGGCCGAGATGTTCCGCCGCGCGGACGCCTTCGTGGTGCTGCCCGGAGGGCTCGGCACGCTGGACGAGTTCGTGGAGATAACCACCTGGGCGCAGCTCGGACTGCACAGCAAGCCCATCCTGCTCGTCAATCTCGCGGACTTCTTTGCGCCGCTCGTGGCATACCTCAGGCACGCGAGTGCCGAGGGCTTCATCGCACCCCGCCATCTCGAGCTTTTCACCGTCGTGCCCGACGTGGACGCCCTCTGGGCGGCCCTTGCCGCAGACGGGGCGTAACCGGCGCCGCCGGCTCTCTTTACACCGCCCAAGTCTTTGTGCTGAAAGTCGCGGCGACCCGGAGGGGCCGGCGGCCCGGGGAAGGCTTCAGGCAACAGGTAAAGAGGATCCCATGGCAAAGATCAAGGTCAAGAATCCGATCGTCGAGCTCGACGGCGACGAGATGACGCGGATCATCTGGCACTGGATCAAGGAGCGGCTGATCCTCCCGTATCTCGACATCGACATCAAGTATTACGACCTGTCCATCCAGAACCGCGACGCGACCGACGACCGGGTGACCGTCGAGGCCGCCGCGGCGATCAGGAAATACGGCGTCGGCGTCAAATGCGCCACCATCACGCCCGACGAGGCGCGGGTGAAGGAGTTCGGCCTGAAGAAGATGTGGCGCTCTCCGAACGGCACGATCCGCAACATCCTCGGCGGGACCGTCTTCCGCGAGCCGATCATCATCAGGAACGTCCCGCGGCTCGTGCCGCACTGGACGAAGCCCATCATCGTCGGCCGCCACGCCTTCGGCGACCAGTACAAGGCCACCGACTTCAAGGTGCCGGGCAAGGGCCGGCTGACCCTGCGCTTCGAGCCGGAGGACGGCGGCGAGGCGATCGAATACGAGGTCTACGAGTTCCCGGGCCCGGGGGTCGCGATGGGCATGTACAATCTCGACAGCTCGATCCGCGATTTCGCCCGCGCCTGTTTCAACTATGGTCTCGAACGCGGCTATCCGGTCTATTTCTCGACCAAGAACACGATTCTCAAGGCCTACGACGGCCGCTTCAAGGACATCTTCCAGGAGGTGTTCGACAGCGAGTTCAAGGACAAATTCGCGGAAAAAGGGCTCACTTACGAGCACCGGCTGATCGACGACATGGTGGCCTGCGCGCTCAAGTGGTCGGGCGGCTTCGTGTGGGCCTGCAAGAACTATGACGGCGACGTGCAGTCGGATGTCGTCGCCCAGGGCTTCGGCTCGCTGGGGCTGATGACCTCGGTGCTGATGACGCCGGACGGCAAGACCATCGAGGCGGAGGCCGCCCACGGCACCGTCACGCGCCACTACCGTCAGCACCAGAAGGGCGAGCCGACCTCGACCAACCCCATCGCCTCCATCTTTGCCTGGACGCGGGGGCTGAAATACCGCGGCAAGATGGACGGCACGCCGGAGGTCGAACGCTTCGCCGAAACCCTCGAGCAGGTGGTGATCGAGACGGTGGAGGCCGGCTTCATGACCAAGGATCTGGCGCTGCTCATCGGCCCGGACCAGCCGTGGCTGACCACCGAGCAGTTCTTCGCCAGGATCGAGGAGCGCCTGAAGCAGCGCCTCGGCACGGCCTGAGCGGCCGGCCGGCGGGCATCGCCCATCGGTCGTCGGCGGGGAACATGGGGTGTTGCCGCTCTCCTTGTCGCGTCGTCCGCCGGCGGATGACGAGGAAAAGGGGCGGGACCCGCCCGTCAGGTCGGCGGATGACGATGGACCCGCCCATCAGGCGTGGTGACTGGAAGAGCGCACCGGCGGTGACGACCTCCCCACCACGTCGTTCGCCGGCTCGACCGGCGAACCCAGCCGGCGGCGGCGCCAGCCCCGGCGCCGGGAATTGGCCCCGCTTTTGGCTGGATCCGCCGGTCAAGCCGGCGGATGACGAGAAGAGGGCGGCGGATGACGGGGAAGGGAGCTGGCCTCGCCCGTCACGTCGGCGGATGACGAAGAGAGAGGGTGCCGGCGGGTGACGCGGAAGGAGGATGGCCGCGCCGGTCGAGCCGGCGGTTGACGAGGAGAGAGTGCGCACCGGCGGTGACGACCTCCCCACCACGTCGTTCGCCGGCTCGACCGGCGAACCCAGCCGGCGGCGGCGCCAGCCCCGGCGCCGGGAATTGGCCCCGCTTTTGGCTGGATCCGCCGATCAAGTCGGCGGATGACGAAAAAAGGAAGGTGGATCCGCCGATCAAGTCGGCGGATGACGAGGAAGGGGGCGGCGGATGACGAGGAAGGGGGCTGTGCCCGCCGGTCAAGCCGGCGGGTGACGAGGGAAAGGGGCGGGCCCGGCCGTCACGTCGGCGGGTTGCGGGCGGGGATGCGCGGCGGCGGTTGCGCCGGCCCGGGGGTTGCCGTCATGATGGCGCGCCCCATCTCGAGGGGCGGTGGATGGACGCGGATTCCGCTGGACACATGGCAGAAGACCGGACGGCAGACGGACCCGCCGGCCC from Rhodothalassiaceae bacterium harbors:
- a CDS encoding cytokinin riboside 5'-monophosphate phosphoribohydrolase, with product MTTKREDGAGGKLRIGSVCVFCGSHEGRDPAYRKAAARLGREAARRRVTVVYGGGSIGLMGVVARAALEEGGHVVGIIPELLDRLEVGLKEVSEFVLVPDMHSRKAEMFRRADAFVVLPGGLGTLDEFVEITTWAQLGLHSKPILLVNLADFFAPLVAYLRHASAEGFIAPRHLELFTVVPDVDALWAALAADGA
- a CDS encoding isocitrate dehydrogenase [NADP] — protein: MAKIKVKNPIVELDGDEMTRIIWHWIKERLILPYLDIDIKYYDLSIQNRDATDDRVTVEAAAAIRKYGVGVKCATITPDEARVKEFGLKKMWRSPNGTIRNILGGTVFREPIIIRNVPRLVPHWTKPIIVGRHAFGDQYKATDFKVPGKGRLTLRFEPEDGGEAIEYEVYEFPGPGVAMGMYNLDSSIRDFARACFNYGLERGYPVYFSTKNTILKAYDGRFKDIFQEVFDSEFKDKFAEKGLTYEHRLIDDMVACALKWSGGFVWACKNYDGDVQSDVVAQGFGSLGLMTSVLMTPDGKTIEAEAAHGTVTRHYRQHQKGEPTSTNPIASIFAWTRGLKYRGKMDGTPEVERFAETLEQVVIETVEAGFMTKDLALLIGPDQPWLTTEQFFARIEERLKQRLGTA